GGGCAGAGAAACAGCACGGAGGGGCCGGTGCCGTCCCCCCGGATGCGCCCGACCACATTGCCGATTTCATCCTGAAACACCTCATCGTAACCGGCCTGAGTCAACGCTTCCAGGACGGACGCCGCCAAGTCGCCCTCATGACAAGCCGGGCTTGGAATGGCGATCCACGCCTGCGCCAGATGGAGCAGGGCCTCTCGGGACGCCTCGGCGTGTCGCTGGAAACCCGACGGATGGAATGGTTCGGTCGTTGGCATCGGAGGGACTTTCAAACAGGGAACAGGGCCGGGCGGGCAGCATGATAGCAGAAAGCCCTGGTTCCCCATCGGGGGGCGGAACCTGAAGGAAATCAGAGGTTGGGTTTCAAAACCGCTTGAAGGTTTGGGTCATCGCCGCGATGAAGGCTTGATTTTCCTGCTCGCTTCCGACGAAGACTCGAATGCAATTTCGTAGCGGGGGACGGGCAAACGTCTGAGTGGCGATGCCGTGTTTCAGAAGCGCGGCGGCCAGTTCATCCCCAGGCAGCGTGGTCCCCACCAGCAGGTAGGGGGCCGCGCTTGGCCAACTGACGACCCCGTCCAGCTGACTGAGGGCCGCGCGGATGGTTTCCCGTGCCTGGCACATGGCTCGGAAGTCATATCCCAGTTCGTCGGTTTCTTCCAGGACCCATCGGACGGCCAGTTCTGCCGGTAAATTGAGGCCGTTTGCGCCGGGCACGCGGCCACACACGGCGACCACGCGGGGGCAACCGAGGATCCAGCTGGCTTCGAACGCGGCGGCCCCGGTTTCTGCTCCCAAACCCTGGATGACGACCAGATTTTCCACCTCAGGGATGGCATCGGCCACGGAAAAGCCGCTCCAGATGGCCAACCGTTCGTCCACCACCACCAACGCCTCCGTTTCCCTGGCCAGGGTCAGGATCTCATCCCGCGTGATCAGCCCACCGCTGGGCTCCGCTGGGTTGCTCAAGGCCACGACACCCGCTTGGTGGGCGCGTGCCGCTGCGATGACCTGACCGAGGGGGAACGAGAAGTCTGCCCCGGTCATCACCGCGATCGCCTGAATCTCCAGCGCCCGCGCGACTTGCGCGTACAACGGGTTGGTGGGGACAGGATAGAGCAACGGATGCTGCCAACCCCAAGCGGTCAGGACGGCACTCCACGCGCCTGCCTGACAATTGGCCAGCGCCACGCTATCGGCGGCCAGCCCCCACCGATTTCCGATGGTGGCACGCAGGCTCTCCGCCCCGCTGGCCGGAAGGTGCCAGGGCGATTCCGAGAACTGGGTCCACCAGCGCTGTTTGGTTCTCCCATTCCAGTCGACGGGCCCCCGGGGAAGCTGGAGGGGAATCGGCGCAGCCGGCGGTGTGGCCACCAGGGGCGAACCATCGAGCAGGTCCAAGCGTTGCAATCGGTCGAGCTTGCTCACAGGTTGGCCTGGCTGGCCGACGGGTGCTGCCAGCAAACGATGGCGGGTTTCCCCTGGCGTTGCGCTTGGCGCATGGCCCGCTGGGCTTTGTCGAACATGGGCGCCGAACTGGCATCCTCGGCCAGAAAATCGGCCAGGCCGAATGATGCGCTGACGGTGATCGGGGGGAGCGAAGGGGAAATCTCGATCTGGAGGGCGCTGATGGCTGTCTGGAGTCTGAGCGCCAGGGCCTCCAGGGCGGTCGCCCGGGTGTCCGGACAGAGGACGGCGAAGGTGGTGTCGTCCCAACGAGCAGGGGTGTCCATGGCCCGACACGCCGCCGCCAGGGCGCAGCCAACGGCCCTCAGGACGGCATCGCTGCCCGCCTGCCCCCAATTCTGATGGGGCGGCGTCAGGGGGGCGAGTTCGCAGGTCAGCACGCTCAGGGGGCGCTGATAGCGGCGGGCAATCTGACATTCCCGTTCCGCCACTTCCTCCAGGAACCGGCGATTGCGCAAACCGGTCAGGTGACACGTGCCGGCGTCGAAATCGACCCTTCGATACTGCGCGATCACGCGTTCCAGTTCGGCGGCGCGCCTGGTTTTCTCTTCAAAAAGACGGGCGTTTCGGATGGCCACGGCGGTGTGGGCGGCGATCGCCTCGACCACGCTGAGGTCGCTGGGCATGAAGGGCGACAACTGCGCCTGGCTATCGAGGTAAAGTGCGCCCAGGGTTTCTCCTTGGGTCAGCAGGGGCACGCAAAGAACGCTGCGAAGATTGAGCCCCGCGATCGAGGCGCGTGCGAGGAGTTGTTCGTCCGTGCCGATGTCCGCGATCGACAGCACCTCACCGCTAGTCAGGGCCTGCTGCAGCAACGACGCCGAATAGCTTGGCTCGATGAGGGGGCGTGCCTCGCTGTCGAAGGCCGCCATCAGATCGGGGGGGCGCGCGTCATCCTCGGCCTTGAGAAACAACAGGCCACGTTGCGCTTGGGTGAGTTCCAGGGCCAGTTTGGTGCTGTGCTCCAGCACGCTGGTCAGGGACAGCGAGTCGTTGATTTGACGCGCGAGCGCGTTGAGGCGTTCGAGTTGATGCGTCTGACGCGTCCATTCTTGAAACAGGCGTTCGTATTGGATGGAGATGCCCTGAAGGTCGCGGTGAAGGCCTTGCAGATGGGTGAACGTCGCTTCTTCCGATGCCGAGAAATGTTCCCGAGTCGGAGCCTCGCGACCCGTTGACTCCAGGATTTCGAGAATTTCCGGATGGGCACTCAATGCCCTGCGTAGATCGGGGGATTGGTTCTCGCAGAGCGCATTGAGGAGCGACTGGGCCCGCTGCAGCGCCGCTTGCCTTTCCTCGGGCTTGGCCAACGTCCGAAACAGGCCAAACTCCGCGCGAGCCTGATAGCGCGGGGCGCCCATCTCGGTCGCCAGTTCGCGGGCCAGCGTAAAGTGCTCGGCCGCCGTGGCCATTTGTCCATCTACTCGCAAGGCCTCGGCCACGGTCAAGTGACCGAGCAAGGGGTATAGCACCCCACCCAGTTGGCGCAGGGCTTCAAGGTCGGGCGGCGGTGTCAAAGGACGATCCGGTTCTCCCTTGGCCTGGAGTTCCGCATGCTGAAGGGCGGCGCGCGCCACCAAGCAAGGTGCTCCCAAACGTTCGGCGCCACGCAGGGCTCGCTGCGTCAGGTGTAGGGCTTCGCTCCATTGTCCCTGGCTGCGCTGCCAGAGCGCCGTCACGAGGAGCAGCCGGATCCGATTTTCGCTGTCATCGTCCGACGGGATCAGCGGTTCCAATTGTGCGATCAGAGGGGCCGCCTGGACCGCCTGCTCAGCCAGCAGCAGGGTTTCAGCCACATAGAGTCCTGCCAACGTAAACGTGTAGCTTTGCTCCGGCTGCACCTGAGCGAGGGCGCGATGAGCTTGTGACTGGGCCGCGTCGAGTTGTCCCTGAACGGCCCGCACAAGGCCCAGCAGGGCGCAGGCAATCGGGGCCGCGATCACGTGCTGATGGGCGGTGGCGACCTCCAGACAGGCCGACGCCCTGCTCGCGGCGTCCTCCAGACGACCCAGTTCCCAGTTGGCGATCGCCTGATTCAGCAGGCCGACGATGTAATCATCGACGGCGCGAATTTCCCGCGCCAGTTCGCAACCTTTGCGGCACGTGGCCTCTGCCTCGAGCAGGCGGCCATGGAGCAGCTGTACCTCGAAGGCCAGATTCAAACTGTAGACGAGGCCGCTCTTGTCGCCTTGTGCCTCCTGAATGGCGATCGCCTCGTTCAGGAGCGACCGTCCCTCGTCTCGACTTTCCACCGCCTGGCTTGCGCGCAGGTAGCCGAGGAAAGAGGCTGCGGTGGCCTGGTAACCGGGCCAACCGAGTTCGCGTGCGCTGGTCCTGGCCTCTGAAAAGATGGCCTGCGCTTCTTCGAGACGTCCGAGAAAAAACAGCGCGCGGCCCCGATTGATGTCGGCACGCAGCCCGGTGCTGTGGCGGTCCAACGTTCTGGCGAGGGAACTGGCCTGCTGCTGGTAGGTCAGGGCCAGCTCGGAATTCCCATTCAGGGAGTGATACTTGCCGGTGGTGACCAGCAGTTCCAGTTCTCGATGTGGGTCCAGTCTGGAGGCGGTTTCCGCTTCGGCCCATTCGATATGCTGCTTGGCCCGTGGGAGGTCGTGACGCCAATGAAGGCACGTGGCCATCAGGTTGTGGGCGTCAAACCGCAGATGGGGATCCATCGGCAATTGAGGGCCCTCAGGCAGGGCCGCGATGACCCGCTCAAGCAGGTCTTCGGCCGCTTCCAGCGCCAGCACCGCCAGGTGGCCCTCCGCTGCGAGCAAGCCCCAGCGGGCTGCCCGGGCGTCAAGAGGACCCCGGACGTGGTGATGGGCCAGCAGGGCGATGTCACCGAGGGCCAACTGTGCAGACACGGCCTTCTGAAGCGCTTGCCCCGTCAGACCCTGGAGTTCGGGGGCGATCAAGGGTTCAAGTTGGCGAGCGATCTCGGCGTGACCGGCTTGTCTGCGCTCGGCTGGGATGCGCTCATAAAGGCTGCGTTGCAACGTGACGGCGCTCAATTCGTAGAGGTTTTCCCGCTGGTCCAGCCACCCGGCGCGACGCAGAGATTCCACGGCGTCCAGCAGATCCTGGTCAGACAGTTCGAGACATCGGCGGGCCGTGGCCAGCGAGAACGGACCTGCCACCAAGGCGGCGAATTCGGCGAGTTGAGCTTCTGCGGCCGTGAGAGTCGGCAGGCGGTCCAGCCAGCTGTCGGTGGCGAGCGCGGGCCAGGTCACGTCGTGCAGCAGGTGAGGGAGTTCCCAGACATGGCCCTTTCGAACTATCACCCCGGTTTCGACCAGTTTCTGGAGGCTCACGATCACGGCGGCGGGGTTTCCGCCGGCGTGACGACTCAGCGTCTCTGCGAAACCTG
The genomic region above belongs to Candidatus Sericytochromatia bacterium and contains:
- a CDS encoding aminotransferase class I/II-fold pyridoxal phosphate-dependent enzyme, translating into MLAAPVGQPGQPVSKLDRLQRLDLLDGSPLVATPPAAPIPLQLPRGPVDWNGRTKQRWWTQFSESPWHLPASGAESLRATIGNRWGLAADSVALANCQAGAWSAVLTAWGWQHPLLYPVPTNPLYAQVARALEIQAIAVMTGADFSFPLGQVIAAARAHQAGVVALSNPAEPSGGLITRDEILTLARETEALVVVDERLAIWSGFSVADAIPEVENLVVIQGLGAETGAAAFEASWILGCPRVVAVCGRVPGANGLNLPAELAVRWVLEETDELGYDFRAMCQARETIRAALSQLDGVVSWPSAAPYLLVGTTLPGDELAAALLKHGIATQTFARPPLRNCIRVFVGSEQENQAFIAAMTQTFKRF
- a CDS encoding diguanylate cyclase, producing MQDAIDLGTRFRLIRELGRGGMGTVYLVHDQANGAEVALKALNQELANAVDAEEHRLRFQQEYRAIARLSHPNICQTYDYGTLPDGRPYLTMEYIDGQGLDEATLPLSAEEIAPLLRQLGAALSYVHQQGLVHLDLKPENLRLTRDGVLKLMDFGLMGHSGQVLPAVRGTLAYLAPETARLGPIDARADQYSLAILLFQFTVGELPFRGDSPLALLKAHLSEAAPPLAERAPHAPPALARAIDRMLAKNPGQRFASVEAVLDSLGMTSGQEAALPLFSPPLVGRRSEIHQLMDAVADLTTKRQGQALALQGEAGTGKTRLLEDVRVQAMIAGQLCLSTRARSDQPPYAIFTAWLRQALPVLQSGASGELSGIQAPLSALLPELRPKTPIPRLEPDAARVALEAAIIKAMHLLVAQAPCLCLVEDMQHLDGSSRALLERLCQETSELPLLVLGSSREPPLETFRTLPLRSLEVEDCRALIGGVLGLDSVSAGFAETLSRHAGGNPAAVIVSLQKLVETGVIVRKGHVWELPHLLHDVTWPALATDSWLDRLPTLTAAEAQLAEFAALVAGPFSLATARRCLELSDQDLLDAVESLRRAGWLDQRENLYELSAVTLQRSLYERIPAERRQAGHAEIARQLEPLIAPELQGLTGQALQKAVSAQLALGDIALLAHHHVRGPLDARAARWGLLAAEGHLAVLALEAAEDLLERVIAALPEGPQLPMDPHLRFDAHNLMATCLHWRHDLPRAKQHIEWAEAETASRLDPHRELELLVTTGKYHSLNGNSELALTYQQQASSLARTLDRHSTGLRADINRGRALFFLGRLEEAQAIFSEARTSARELGWPGYQATAASFLGYLRASQAVESRDEGRSLLNEAIAIQEAQGDKSGLVYSLNLAFEVQLLHGRLLEAEATCRKGCELAREIRAVDDYIVGLLNQAIANWELGRLEDAASRASACLEVATAHQHVIAAPIACALLGLVRAVQGQLDAAQSQAHRALAQVQPEQSYTFTLAGLYVAETLLLAEQAVQAAPLIAQLEPLIPSDDDSENRIRLLLVTALWQRSQGQWSEALHLTQRALRGAERLGAPCLVARAALQHAELQAKGEPDRPLTPPPDLEALRQLGGVLYPLLGHLTVAEALRVDGQMATAAEHFTLARELATEMGAPRYQARAEFGLFRTLAKPEERQAALQRAQSLLNALCENQSPDLRRALSAHPEILEILESTGREAPTREHFSASEEATFTHLQGLHRDLQGISIQYERLFQEWTRQTHQLERLNALARQINDSLSLTSVLEHSTKLALELTQAQRGLLFLKAEDDARPPDLMAAFDSEARPLIEPSYSASLLQQALTSGEVLSIADIGTDEQLLARASIAGLNLRSVLCVPLLTQGETLGALYLDSQAQLSPFMPSDLSVVEAIAAHTAVAIRNARLFEEKTRRAAELERVIAQYRRVDFDAGTCHLTGLRNRRFLEEVAERECQIARRYQRPLSVLTCELAPLTPPHQNWGQAGSDAVLRAVGCALAAACRAMDTPARWDDTTFAVLCPDTRATALEALALRLQTAISALQIEISPSLPPITVSASFGLADFLAEDASSAPMFDKAQRAMRQAQRQGKPAIVCWQHPSASQANL